In Panicum virgatum strain AP13 chromosome 4N, P.virgatum_v5, whole genome shotgun sequence, a single window of DNA contains:
- the LOC120671286 gene encoding ferritin-1, chloroplastic-like, producing the protein MAMLRVSPSPAAAAAANHASRPAVTPASSVRVPAPRVSPSAAAACRAAGKGKEVLTGVVFQPFEEIKGELSLVPQTADKSLARQKFVDECEAAINEQINVEYNASYAYHSLFAYFDRDNVALKGFAKFFKESSDEEREHAEKLMKYQNTRGGRVSLQSIVTPLTEFDHPEKGDALYAMELALVLEKLVNEKLHNLHAVATRCNDPQLTDFIESEFLTEQVESIKKISEYVAQLRRVGKGHGVWHFDQKLLEEGA; encoded by the exons ATGGCGATGCTTAGGGTTTCCccgtcaccggccgccgccgccgccgccaaccatgCCTCTCGACCTGCCGTGACCCCAGCTTCCTCCGTCCGGGTGCCGGCGCCGCGCGTCTCGCCGTCGGCTGCGGCCGCGTGCAGGGCGGCGGGCAAGGGCAAggaggtgctcaccggggtCGTCTTCCAGCCCTTCgaggagatcaagggggagctcTCCCTCGTGCCCCAGACCGCGGACAAGTCCCTCGCGCGCCAAAAGTTCGTCGACGAATGCGAGGCCGCCATCAACGAGCAGATCAA TGTGGAGTACAATGCCTCCTATGCGTACCACTCTCTCTTCGCCTACTTCGACCGCGACAACGTGGCGCTCAAAGGATTTGCCAA GTTTTTTAAGGAATCAAGTGATGAGGAGAGAGAGCATGCTGAAAAGCTCATGAAGTACCAG AACACACGTGGAGGCAGGGTCAGTCTCCAGTCCATTGTCACACCCTTAACAGAGTTTGACCACCCTGAGAAAGGCGATGCTTTGTACG CCATGGAGCTGGCTCTGGTTCTGGAGAAACTGGTTAATGAGAAGCTGCACAACCTGCATGCT GTGGCGACCAGGTGCAACGATCCTCAGCTGACAGACTTCATCGAGAGTGAATTTCTCACGGAGCAG GTTGAAAGCATCAAGAAGATCTCTGAGTATGTTGCCCAGTTGAGGAGAGTGGGCAAGGGACACG GGGTGTGGCACTTCGATCAGAAGCTGCTGGAGGAAGGGGCCTGA